Proteins from one Capsicum annuum cultivar UCD-10X-F1 unplaced genomic scaffold, UCD10Xv1.1 ctg3708, whole genome shotgun sequence genomic window:
- the LOC124891549 gene encoding receptor-like protein 35, giving the protein MLNLAFNSVEGHISVSLSNASRLERLELSGNLLQGSIPNEIGNLHNLNWLAIQYNQLMGSIPLIVFNISRIEVISFTGNCLSGSLPNGLCNGLPNLKGLYLSTNKLHGHIPMSLSNCSQLQLLGLSENEFDGPIHSEIGRLSNLQQLYLRYNHFTGIIAQEIGNLVNLMELWMELNQITGSVPISIFNISVLQVLSLARNNLNGFLPLEIGNLTKMQFLYLEQNRFSGT; this is encoded by the exons ATGTTGAATTTGGCATTCAATTCCGTAGAAGGTCATATCTCTGTGTCTCTCTCGAATGCCTCAAGGTTGGAGAGGTTAGAATTATCTGGAAATTTACTTCAAGGAAGCATTCCAAACGAAATCGGCAATCTTCACAACCTGAACTGGTTGGCCATACAATATAATCAACTTATGGGTTCTATACCACTAAtagttttcaatatttctagaatCGAAGTCATTTCATTTACTGGCAATTGCTTATCAGGAAGTCTTCCCAATggcttatgcaatggtcttccgAATCTCAAAGGTCTTTATCTATCAACAAACAAGCTTCATGGTCATATTCCCATGAGCTTGTCAAATTGTTCACAACTTCAACTATTAGGTTTATCGGAAAATGAGTTTGATGGACCAATACATAGTGAAATTGGAAGATTGAGTAACTTGCAGCAATTGTATCTCAGATATAACCATTTCACAG GGATAATTGCACAAGAAATTGGAAATCTTGTTAATTTGATGGAGTTGTGGATGGAGTTAAACCAGATAACCGGCTCAGTCCCAATCTCCATATTCAATATCTCGGTGCTGCAAGTTTTGTCACTGGCGAGGAACAATCTTAATGGATTCTTACCACTAGAGATTGGCAACTTAACCAAGATGCAATTTTTATATCTTGAACAAAATAGGTTTTCCGGTACGTAA